One window from the genome of Pieris rapae chromosome 8, ilPieRapa1.1, whole genome shotgun sequence encodes:
- the LOC123689395 gene encoding ras-associated and pleckstrin homology domains-containing protein 1-like yields MHFGLYKWIVIFLITLIRRANVQMAYPFYMPPPPPPIIAMPPPMPIPVIAIEIPEQTTKTTTTTTERSVAIAIPVPVPMPVQVAVPAYGPSYCVASPRPKNCPPCPPCLCMPQCTPAFFSYCSPCHQKCRCRSPGEAPMPLPPIAPMPVPGPAYPMPAAPPVMVVPMPPIIQSRQRRRRPRPRSCSEETSEETSDSSDCDSRRSRKFKRRRLNMLRNRGSSDSDGEVVRPVLTYLSNNGDVKYEKKISNIEADQLLDRDDGRRYQTMNVITREDGANKQQVVVMSNDVGPRRYKQVKLRNGVTSHVLSSGKKELVFQPPDNKRISNLSVSFQIA; encoded by the exons ATGCATTTT GGCTTATATAAATGGATTGTTATTTTTCTGATCACACTTATCAGAAGAGCCAATGTACAAATGGCGTACCCCTTTTATATGCCGCCTCCTCCACCGCCTATTATAGCTATGCCACCACCTATGCCTATCCCAGTCATCGCCATCGAAATACCAGAGCAAACTACTAAAACTACTACAACAACTACAGAAAGAAGTGTGGCTATAGCGATACCTGTTCCTGTGCCCATGCCAGTCCAAGTTGCCGTACCAGCTTATGGTCCCTCATATTGTGTAGCTTCCCCACGGCCGAAAAACTGTCCACCATGTCCACCGTGTCTGTGCATGCCTCAATGCACACCAGCATTCTTTTCATACTGCTCACCATGTCATCAAAAGTGCCGATGTCGTAGCCCGGGTGAGGCCCCCATGCCTTTACCACCAATAGCACCAATGCCTGTACCTGGACCAGCTTATCCAATGCCTGCAGCACCGCCAGTAATGGTTGTTCCAATGCCTCCAATTATACAATCAAGGCAGAGACGCCGGAGGCCAAGGCCAAGATCATGCAGTGAAGAGACCAGCGAAGAGACGAGTGACTCAAGCGACTGTGACTCTAGGCGAAGCAGGAAATTCAAACGACGAAGACTCAACATGTTAAGGAACCGAGGTAGCTCAGATAGTGATGGTGAAGTTGTTAGACCCGTGCTGACTTACCTTTCCAATAACGGTGATGTCAAATACGAGAAGAAAATCAGCAACATCGAGGCCGATCAGCTTCTAGATAGAGATGACGGAAGACGGTATCAGACAATGAATGTAATTACCAGAGAGGATGGAGCGAACAAACAGCAAGTTGTGGTAATGTCGAATGATGTTGGTCCTCGCAGATATAAGCAGGTGAAGTTGCGTAATGGAGTAACAAGTCATGTTCTTAGTAGTGGTAAAAAGGAATTGGTGTTTCAGCCTCCGGACAATAAAAGAATTAGCAATTTATCAGTTTCCTTCCAAATAgcatag
- the LOC123689416 gene encoding protein FAM133-like produces the protein MKKKFRDSSSSSSSSESTSSSREYALRSKKKQKRTKKRQVLTPVISYVTRNGDVVYQKKVKKDKAGDWLDLGKSKSRFEEESKEEIENIDSQEMTVRDLKRKFDLKSKKHKHRH, from the coding sequence ATGAAGAAGAAGTTTAGAGATTCCTCGTCGAGTTCTAGCAGCAGTGAAAGCACTTCATCGAGCAGAGAATATGCAttaagaagtaaaaaaaagcaaaaaaggaCAAAAAAGAGACAGGTTTTGACACCGGTTATATCTTACGTAACTCGGAATGGAGATGTCGTTTATCAAAAGAAGGTGAAAAAGGACAAAGCAGGAGATTGGCTGGATCTTGGAAAAAGTAAGTCTAGATTCGAAGAAGAGAGTAAAGAAGAGATCGAAAATATTGATAGCCAAGAGATGACTGTTCGTGACCTAAAAcgtaaatttgatttgaagtCAAAGAAGCATAAACATAGACATTaa
- the LOC111001774 gene encoding protein diaphanous homolog 1-like: protein MQYRFYCTYLLLYLSYTAAKEPELPLCPTNIQYFPQNLPMHCRMPTAADLQNNQIPSMPPFPPPFYHTPPPGADAEPVPIPVPPGIPGMPPGMIAPMPIPGGMPGSMPIPMPMPGPPGPAHKLPVIVMPFYSPDNSFKKPQPSPRRPHPRKKFRFRKRPKSRYFSDTDSSSETDTSSNDITDTSESDGWWNGRRNRKPRSNKRHREKRRRHQRQELLTPVLQYVTKDGYVIFEKKISKGEAKDWLKIKNDGIEATKPPNQEIDEFEEEPVEVKPDKEIEKVEVKTERNSQKQHKKKKFRLPKKAEK, encoded by the coding sequence aTGCAGTATCGGTTTTATTGTACTTATCTACTTTTATATCTATCTTACACTGCAGCAAAGGAACCTGAGCTTCCATTATGTCCgacaaatatacaatatttccCTCAGAACCTGCCAATGCATTGCCGGATGCCTACTGCTGCAGATCTACAGAATAATCAAATTCCATCGATGCCACCTTTTCCACCTCCGTTTTATCATACCCCGCCACCAGGAGCGGATGCAGAACCAGTACCAATACCAGTACCACCAGGAATACCAGGAATGCCGCCTGGTATGATTGCGCCGATGCCCATACCTGGAGGCATGCCCGGAAGTATGCCGATACCTATGCCAATGCCAGGACCACCGGGGCCAGCCCACAAACTTCCAGTAATTGTTATGCCTTTCTATTCACCAGACAACTCTTTCAAAAAGCCTCAACCAAGCCCTAGAAGACCGCATCCAAGAAAAAAGTTTCGCTTTCGAAAACGACCAAAATCACGATATTTTTCTGATACGGATTCGAGTTCGGAAACAGACACCTCCTCCAATGACATCACTGACACGTCTGAAAGTGACGGATGGTGGAACGGAAGACGAAACCGGAAACCTCGATCCAATAAACGTCATAGAGAAAAAAGGAGGAGACATCAAAGACAAGAGTTACTGACGCCTGTATTGCAGTATGTCACTAAAGATGGTTACGTAATATTTGAGAAGAAGATAAGTAAAGGTGAGGCAAAGGATTGGCTGAAGATTAAAAATGATGGAATTGAAGCAACAAAACCTCCAAATCAAGAAATAGATGAGTTTGAAGAAGAACCCGTTGAAGTAAAGCCTGATAAAGAAATTGAAAAGGTTGAAGTAAAAACGGAAAGAAACTCTCAAAAACAgcataaaaagaagaaatttagACTTCCAAAAAAAGCTGAAAAGTAA
- the LOC111001776 gene encoding scavenger receptor class B member 1 — MTNKKKPNNIMYQESMSTGKRVTFVVIGLLLIVTSIVSFLIDPIHIIMRYKTRITKDSMLYEVLQKPNLPGAYVQAYLFNITNADLFLAGIDNKLKIEEVGPFTYQEYRTNADLELDEELGVLRYSPKLFPRYVPEKSVADPKDVHLTLPNIAMLAIASMVSKSAFLTRVGFNMLAKQLESEPILKISAHEFLWGFDEPLINFGHKVMPGVIKFEKMGLLDRLYDIDDFRFEVGATTQDKFKIKTYNGEAGLTPLGYDVEPSRCNTFEDAYEGIIYPPDLTEETPLRLYRNVFCRIFNLQYRDTRTMDYGPEVFHYTFSDDSYSNNTDNICLCKNEDCVNGVSDISPCFFGLSFVLSNAHFLNADPALYERIEGIEPDEELHGSDVLVDPKLGAVLGTKLTLQLNVQVANVNFNSATSPFSDMIIPAAYFKIEQEDLDEKRKSNLWLVYGILPHVMHTAEAVFFIIGSVLLALVFKSFLPPLHMERINLHDFTQAQPLFNDKYKKNIKIDSH; from the exons aTGACAAACAAGAAGAAAccaaacaatattatgtatcaAGAGTCAATGTCCACCG GTAAACGTGTGACCTTCGTAGTGATTGGATTGTTGCTTATAGTTACATCAATCGTGTCCTTTCTCATCGATCCGATACACATAATTATGAGATAT AAAACAAGAATTACTAAAGACTCGATGCTGTACGAAGTACTTCAGAAGCCAAATCTCCCAGGAGCATACGTGCAGGCCTACCTCTTCAATATCACTAACGCTGATCTGTTTCTAGCGGGAATCGATAATAAATTGAAGATTGAAGAAGTCGGACCATTTACATACCA ggAATATCGCACAAATGCCGATTTGGAGTTGGATGAAGAACTGGGAGTATTGAGGTATTCTCCAAAGCTCTTTCCCCGATATGTTCCTGAGAAGTCAGTGGCGGATCCGAAAGACGTACACCTCACACTTCCAAACATTGCCATGTTG GCTATAGCATCAATGGTGTCCAAATCTGCATTTTTAACGAGAGTTGGGTTCAATATGCTTGCCAAACAACTGGAATCCGAACCAATTCTGAAGATATCTGCTCATGAGTTCCTGTGGGGTTTTGATGAACCCCTAATCAACTTTGGTCATAAGGTCATGCCTGgtgtcattaaattcgagaaAATGGGATTATTAGATAGA CTGTACGACATCGATGACTTCAGGTTTGAAGTGGGAGCAACAACTCaagacaaattcaaaattaaaacctaTAACGGTGAAGCCGGACTCACACCACTGGGCTATGATGTTGAACC GTCCCGCTGTAACACCTTCGAAGATGCATACGAGGGTATCATATACCCACCAGACCTCACGGAAGAGACACCCCTTCGTCTGTACCGCAACGTGTTTTGCCGGATCTTCAACCTTCAATATCGAGACACCAGGACTATGGACTATGGCCCAGAGGTCTTCCACTACACCTTCAGTGACGATTCCTACTCAAATAATACTGATAACATATGTCTTTGCAAGAATGAGGACTGTGTTAATGGCGTCTCTGATATATCTCCATGTTTCTTCG gTCTTAGTTTTGTGCTGTCAAATGCGCATTTTTTGAATGCCGACCCCGCACTTTACGAACGGATTGAGGGCATAGAACCTGATGAGGAACTTCATGGCAGTGATGTACTGGTCGATCcg AAACTTGGCGCAGTCTTGGGtacaaaattaactttacAATTGAACGTGCAAGTTGCTAATGTTAACTTCAACTCAGCAACGAGTCCCTTCTCTGACATGATAATACCTGCAGCGTACTTCAAAATC GAACAAGAAGATCTGGATGAGAAACGCAAAAGCAACCTGTGGCTGGTCTACGGCATTTTGCCTCATGTAATGCACACCGCAGAGGCTGTCTTCTTCATCATAGGATCTGTTCTACTAGCACTTGTTTTTAAATCCTTTCTACCTCCGTTACACATGGAAAGAATAAATTTGCACGATTTTACGCAAGCACAACCTCTTTTCAATGataagtacaaaaaaaatattaaaatagatagtcattaa